AAAACCACAGACTCCGTCTACACTGTGAGCGAGAACCAGGCGGACGGCTATAAGCAGCCCGTGATTACGGGTGACGCGACGAGCGGCTTCATCATCACCAACACCGTCGTCCCGGCGACGCCGACCCCGCCGACGCCGCAAACGCCTCCGACGGCCACGACGACGACCACGGTTACCAGGAAGGTCGCGATTCCCAAGACCGGGGACACGACCCCCTTGACGGCTATTGGAGTTGCCGCCGGCGTGGGAGCGCTCCTGATTGCGGGTGCCCTTATCGCGCGCTACCGCGGGCGCAAGGAGAACTAGGACGTAGGTAGGCCATACACCTCTGCTCGATGAGCTCGGGGACTCTTAAGGTCTCCGGGCTTTTTGCAGGCTTGCGGACCTTTTTTGGCTGCGGGCTCCACTCCGGGTGCTCCCTTCACGAGGTAAATCTTCAACTTCAGATTGAATCTTGAAGAAAACCTTTGGTTTTTGATAGAGTGCTAGAGGTATGCAATAGATCTGTCAGCACACGGGACCGCATAAACCGGCACGAGCCGGCAAAAGAGGAGGGATTCGCAAATGAGACGGACGAAAAAGCGGATGGGGGAGGGGGGGGGGTACTTAGTATCCTTGCGGCAGTTTTGCTTGCACTGCAGCTGCCGTTCCTGCTCGTCACGCAGGCCCATGCGGAAGGGAGCTCGGTTAGCTTCCCCTTCTTCACGAGCGTAGAGCTTACCAGCTCCGACGGGACGCCCCTCGGGGAGGACGTCGCAAAAGACGCTCCCGTCAAGATCACCTACGACTTCAAAATCCCAGATGACGCAACGGTCAACGAGGGAGATACCTACTCCTTCACGGTGCCGGAGCAGATTGCGCTTTCCGGCCCGATTACCCAGGACCTGATGCTGGATGGCCAGAAGGTCGCCACGGTCAACGTCACAGCAGACGGAGTCGGCACGGTCACCTTCACGGAGTTCGTCTCGGCCCACAAGGGAGTGGGCGGCACCTTCTCGATTACCACGCGGTTCAACGTCGAGAAGATCGAGAACACCGAGATCGTGAAGATCCCCTTCGAGGTGGGCGGAAAGATCGAATACGTCGAGGTGCACTTCGCGCAGCCCGAGGCGACAAACTCCAAGACGGGCACCTACGACGCGGCCACGGGAACCATCACCTGGACGCTCACTCTCAACTCTAACAAGACGACCATAACTGCGGGCAGTATGCTGTCTGACGTCATAGCTCCTGGTGGCGCTGCCGGGCAGACCTATGTCGACGGCACCTTCAAGGTCACGTCGGGCAGCGGGACCGTCTATGACAGCTTGACTTCCACGGGTTCGGGGACGTTTTCCTACGCTCCCGTGGCCGATGACAGCAGTACCACGGGCAGCCTCGCCTACGAGTTCGCCAACGCGTTCGAGGACGTCGTCACGGTTACCTACCAGACGAAGCTCACGGATCCCTCGCAGTACTTTGGCAAGCAGGTCACGAACAGCGCGACCTTCACCCATGATGGCACCGACCAGGACATTGACGGGAAGGTTGACGTGCCCACGCCGACCTATCTCACCAAGACCGGCGCGTACAACGAGGAAACCGGGCAGATTGACTGGACCATCACCTTCAACCCCGACGCCCTCAAGCTGCACAACGTGAAGATTACTGACACCCTGCCAGAGGGGCTCAGCTTGGACGAGGACTCCGTCAAGCTGGACGGGGACGCCTCTACCTCCTTCACGTATGAGAACGGCACCCTCACCTACAGCGCGGGAGACATCGACGCCTCGCATACCCTGACCTTCTCGACGAACCTTCCTGAGGACTACTGGCAGCAGAACCACGACTCGGGGGAGTACAAGAACACGGCTACCCTGACCGCCGATGACAACGCCTACCTTGAGGGCGGCACCTCGAACACCTCCGAGGGCGTGGGACCGGGCAACTCCGTCATTAGGAAGACGGCGCTGGGCTATGATGCCGAGACCCATCGGATCACCTGGCAGATCGTCGTCAACGCGAACAAGAATGAACTGTCTGACGCGACCATCACCGACACTCTCTCCAAGGGGCAGAAGTATCTTCCGGATACCTTTACCATCACGGACGGCGCTCCTACCAATACGCTGACGGGTGCACTGTCCTTCTCCTCAACTGACCCGGCAGACCCCGCCATGACCGAGACGGTGCTCACGTATCACTTCGGCGCCACCTCCGACACCTATACCATCACGTATCAGACCGAGCTGACGGACCCCTCGGTGTGGGCCGGCAACACGAGCGGCTCCTACGAGAACTTGGTCACCCTGTCTCCCGGGGGCGGGGTCAAGGACTCGACCACGGGCTCGACCCAGAAGGTCAACCCGACCGTCATCAGCAAGGATGGGGTCTCCTACGACTACGCCACGCACGAGCTGACGTGGAGCGTCAAGGTCAACGAGAGCCAGGTCCCCCTCACGGGCGTCGTCGTCACCGACCCTCTCACGGGCAATGGTCTCGATGACTTTGACCTGGACGAGAGCAGCATTCAGGTGGATGGCGCGCCCCTTGCAGCTTCCTCCTACACCTATGACACGGAGTCGAAGCTCCTTACCATCAGCCTCGGTGACCTCAACGGTGCGGACCTCGCATCGCGCACGAAGACCATCACGTTCACGATGAAGCTCAACAAGGCCGGAGAGGACTACGACGAGTACTTCGGCCAGAACGGCACCAAGACCATCACCAATGAGGCCACGCTGAAGAGCGACCAGAATCCCTCCACCAAGGACAAGGGGACTCAGGACATCAAGAACGCCCTCGTCGACAAGGCGGGCTACTACACCTCGGGCAAGGCCTACATCGACTGGGCCGTCGAGGTGAACCAGAACGGGATCGCCCTCGACGGCGTCACCCTGACCGACCAGCTGCAGGAGGGCCTGGCGCTCGACACCTCCTCGGTGAAGCTCTATGCGCAGACCCTGAACGCAGACGGCTCCCTGACGCCCGCCCCAACCTATGCTGACGGAGAGCTGACGGTAAGCGGCACGCCCATCGACCTGACGGCCGCCAACGTTGCGTATGACGCGGAGACGCGCACGTTCACCTTCACCATGCCCGACGGGGTGGCAGACGGACAGCCCTGCCTGCTGGTCTTCCGCACGACGGTCGATCCGGCCTACGCCAGCGGGACGACCTTCTCGAACTCCATCTCCCTGACGAGCTCCATGTATCACGAGGAGACCACCTCGAGCGAGCAGGAGGTGGCCTACTCGACCTCCGATGGCTCCGCATGGGGCTCGACGGGAGACGTAACGCTCACCAAGCAGCAGAGCGAGACCGAGACGCCCCTCTCGGGCGCGACGTTCGCGCTGTACGACTCCTACGGCAACCTCATCCGCACCTCAGACGCCACGGATGGCGACGGCCAGACCGTCCTCTCCCTTCTTAACTACAACACGCTCTACACGGTCAGGGAGCAGGCGGCCCCCACCGACCATGAGTCCACGGATGCGTCCTACTCGTTCAAGCTGCTTAAGAGCGGCGGCATTCAGCTCTGCGATGAACAGGGCAATCCCGTGGGCGACCCCGTGGCGAGCCTTCCGATCTTCTCGGACGATCTGAAGACGGGCAGCGTCACCTTTACCAAGCTGGGTGACGGTGGCCAGCCGCTCGCCGGTGCCGAGTTCACCCTGTGCGACACCGACGGCAATCCCGTCGAAGGCTTCGAGCCTCAGACGAGCGATGCGGATGGCAGGGTCACGTTTGCTGACGTGCCCTATGGCGACTACCAGATCGTGGAGACCAAGGCGCCTGCTGGCTACGCGTCGCTCACGATCAGCGTCTCGCTCCACGACTCGAACGACGCGATCGTGTCCGAGGGCACCACGCACGCGCTTGACCTGGGCGACCAGACGGATAGCGCTCAGGGTAGCCTGACCCTGACCAAGTACTCCGCTGAGTACGAGGGCGGCTCCACGGCCGTGATGTCTGACATAGAGTTCCAGGTACTTGATTTTGCGGGCAACGTCATGGACGCGCAGACGACCAACGCCGACGGAACAGCCACCTTTTCTGACCTCCCCCTGGGTAGCTACACGCTTCACGAGGTGTCAACGCCCGCAGACTATCAGACCTTTGCTGACGTCCCCTTTACGATCTCCGCCGAGCAAAGCGCGGCGGAGCGCCAGGTTTTCCTTGCCGTCACGAACGTCAAGGAGTCGGGGACCATCCGGCTCACCAAGGTCAGCGCCAAGGATGACGCGCCGCTTGGGGGCGCCACGTTCATGCTCTACGACGCCACGGGCACCAACGTCATCTCCAACGCGTCGGGCCCCCTGACGGCGATCTCCGACGCCTCCGGCATGGTCGAGCTGAGTGACGTCCCCTACGGCGACTACGTCCTGCGTGAGACGACGCCCGCCTCCAACCACGAGGTCTGTGACGACATCGCCATCTCCCTTCGTGATGACAACGATGCAATCATCGAGGGCACGCTTGACCTGGGGAGCGTCATCGACGAGCCCTCCACCGGAACCGTGAGCTTTGTCAAGACCGACGGGGCCACGCCGCTCCGGGGCGCCGAGTTCTCCCTGGCCCGTGCCGACGGCGGCTTCATCGCGACGGCCACGTCTGACGCGGACGGCGTCGTGACGTTCGAGGGCGTTCCCTACTCGGACTCCGCGTACACCCTCCGCGAGACAAAGACCCCCAACGACGACGTCTACTTCAAGGTCGACGACGTGACCTTCACGCTCAACGACAAAAACGCCGACGTGGTCACAGACGGCCAGACGCACGTCTTGACGCTCGCTGACCAGGTCGACGCTCCGTTTGGCAGCATCACCCTCCTCAAGACCGACGAGACGGGTACGGCACCGCTCTCGGGCGCCACGTTCCAGCTCCTTGACGCCTCAGGACAGGTGGTCGCAACGGCGACGACCGGTGAGAACGGCATCACCTCGTTCTCCGAGCTACCGCTGAGTGCCACGGGTGAGACCACCTACACGCTCCATGAGACGTTCGCACCGGGAGACTATGCCCTGGCAGATGACGTCATCGTGACTCTTTCCAACTCCGATGCCGCCGGCGCGCGCGACGCCTCCGTCACCATCGCGGACGTGCTTAAGGTGGGCTCCAT
This is a stretch of genomic DNA from Thermophilibacter immobilis. It encodes these proteins:
- a CDS encoding SpaA isopeptide-forming pilin-related protein, with the translated sequence MLALQLPFLLVTQAHAEGSSVSFPFFTSVELTSSDGTPLGEDVAKDAPVKITYDFKIPDDATVNEGDTYSFTVPEQIALSGPITQDLMLDGQKVATVNVTADGVGTVTFTEFVSAHKGVGGTFSITTRFNVEKIENTEIVKIPFEVGGKIEYVEVHFAQPEATNSKTGTYDAATGTITWTLTLNSNKTTITAGSMLSDVIAPGGAAGQTYVDGTFKVTSGSGTVYDSLTSTGSGTFSYAPVADDSSTTGSLAYEFANAFEDVVTVTYQTKLTDPSQYFGKQVTNSATFTHDGTDQDIDGKVDVPTPTYLTKTGAYNEETGQIDWTITFNPDALKLHNVKITDTLPEGLSLDEDSVKLDGDASTSFTYENGTLTYSAGDIDASHTLTFSTNLPEDYWQQNHDSGEYKNTATLTADDNAYLEGGTSNTSEGVGPGNSVIRKTALGYDAETHRITWQIVVNANKNELSDATITDTLSKGQKYLPDTFTITDGAPTNTLTGALSFSSTDPADPAMTETVLTYHFGATSDTYTITYQTELTDPSVWAGNTSGSYENLVTLSPGGGVKDSTTGSTQKVNPTVISKDGVSYDYATHELTWSVKVNESQVPLTGVVVTDPLTGNGLDDFDLDESSIQVDGAPLAASSYTYDTESKLLTISLGDLNGADLASRTKTITFTMKLNKAGEDYDEYFGQNGTKTITNEATLKSDQNPSTKDKGTQDIKNALVDKAGYYTSGKAYIDWAVEVNQNGIALDGVTLTDQLQEGLALDTSSVKLYAQTLNADGSLTPAPTYADGELTVSGTPIDLTAANVAYDAETRTFTFTMPDGVADGQPCLLVFRTTVDPAYASGTTFSNSISLTSSMYHEETTSSEQEVAYSTSDGSAWGSTGDVTLTKQQSETETPLSGATFALYDSYGNLIRTSDATDGDGQTVLSLLNYNTLYTVREQAAPTDHESTDASYSFKLLKSGGIQLCDEQGNPVGDPVASLPIFSDDLKTGSVTFTKLGDGGQPLAGAEFTLCDTDGNPVEGFEPQTSDADGRVTFADVPYGDYQIVETKAPAGYASLTISVSLHDSNDAIVSEGTTHALDLGDQTDSAQGSLTLTKYSAEYEGGSTAVMSDIEFQVLDFAGNVMDAQTTNADGTATFSDLPLGSYTLHEVSTPADYQTFADVPFTISAEQSAAERQVFLAVTNVKESGTIRLTKVSAKDDAPLGGATFMLYDATGTNVISNASGPLTAISDASGMVELSDVPYGDYVLRETTPASNHEVCDDIAISLRDDNDAIIEGTLDLGSVIDEPSTGTVSFVKTDGATPLRGAEFSLARADGGFIATATSDADGVVTFEGVPYSDSAYTLRETKTPNDDVYFKVDDVTFTLNDKNADVVTDGQTHVLTLADQVDAPFGSITLLKTDETGTAPLSGATFQLLDASGQVVATATTGENGITSFSELPLSATGETTYTLHETFAPGDYALADDVIVTLSNSDAAGARDASVTIADVLKVGSITLTKVDAVTGAPLAGATFTLYDLDGSLVLGANGLPISATTGTDGTLTIPDVTYGDYELRETTVPEGYQAADPLAISLHDDNDRVSDGVLSLGKVADAPVSATTTTTTVKPKLPGTGDASFTGMGGLLLAAVASLGAASAMRRSHGRK